A DNA window from Paraburkholderia hospita contains the following coding sequences:
- a CDS encoding cytochrome b/b6 domain-containing protein → MDTTSESPSPEIERLPVRVWDQSVRIFHWSIVGLVIGAYVTSRFNWMTWHVRLGQITLTLLIFRILLGFWGSETARFRRFLVRPSSALIYTRRFFSHAETKYVGHTPAGGWMVIVLILVLSMQVLTGLYAYNDVARVGPLFGMFSGDTSNILVSAHGLLFTILMTFVAIHIAVITLYRIVKRQDLIRPMTTGIQYLPPGFRKPKMICASRALSLFLFAVVIATLVSQL, encoded by the coding sequence TTGGATACGACATCAGAGTCACCTTCCCCCGAAATAGAACGCCTGCCTGTACGGGTTTGGGACCAATCAGTCAGAATCTTTCACTGGTCGATCGTGGGTCTCGTCATCGGGGCCTATGTGACGTCTCGGTTCAATTGGATGACGTGGCACGTTCGTCTTGGGCAAATAACCCTTACCCTATTGATCTTCCGGATTCTGTTGGGTTTTTGGGGCAGCGAAACCGCGCGCTTCAGGCGATTTCTCGTGCGCCCCTCAAGCGCGTTGATCTATACACGTCGCTTCTTTTCCCACGCTGAGACGAAGTACGTCGGACACACACCCGCCGGGGGATGGATGGTGATTGTGCTCATTTTGGTACTGTCGATGCAGGTATTGACCGGATTATATGCGTACAACGACGTGGCTCGGGTAGGACCGCTTTTCGGTATGTTCTCCGGTGACACCTCAAATATTTTGGTATCTGCGCACGGGTTACTGTTCACAATCTTGATGACGTTTGTCGCTATCCACATAGCAGTTATTACACTGTATCGGATCGTGAAGCGACAAGATCTGATTCGACCAATGACAACGGGAATACAATATCTACCACCAGGCTTTCGGAAACCAAAGATGATCTGCGCAAGTCGAGCATTGTCGCTGTTTCTTTTCGCGGTCGTCATTGCGACACTGGTCTCCCAGCTATGA
- a CDS encoding IS110 family RNA-guided transposase yields MKTTKSQGATSGASFTVVHPYAAAIDIGAKFHVVAVGPEPVRSFGSFTQELHQLAQWLKQIGIATIAMESTGVYWIPAFEVLEAYGFEVVLVNARDARNVPGRKTDVSDAQWLQTLHAHGLLRASFRPRHDIATLRAYLRQRERLLEYAAAHIQHMQEALMQINLQLHHVVQDVTGATGMKIIRSIVAGERNPEELARRRDVRCKASSETIRDALVGNYQDEHVFEPTQALALYDFYQTQVAQCDERIEVVLRQLHANATPVSTPLPAARRRSRQLNDFSFDVRAELYSMLGVDLTQIHRFGPYLALKLVAECGTDMSHGRR; encoded by the coding sequence ATGAAGACGACGAAGTCCCAGGGCGCCACCAGCGGCGCATCGTTTACGGTAGTGCATCCTTATGCTGCAGCCATCGACATCGGCGCGAAGTTTCACGTCGTCGCGGTTGGACCGGAACCGGTCCGGTCATTTGGCAGCTTTACGCAGGAGCTTCATCAACTCGCGCAGTGGCTGAAGCAGATCGGGATCGCGACGATCGCGATGGAATCGACCGGTGTTTACTGGATTCCCGCTTTCGAAGTGCTGGAAGCGTACGGCTTCGAGGTGGTGCTGGTCAACGCACGGGATGCGAGGAACGTGCCGGGCCGCAAGACTGACGTCAGCGACGCGCAGTGGCTGCAGACGTTACACGCGCACGGCCTGCTGCGGGCCAGCTTCCGTCCCCGGCATGATATCGCGACGTTACGCGCCTATCTGCGTCAACGCGAACGACTACTCGAGTATGCCGCAGCACATATCCAGCACATGCAGGAGGCGCTGATGCAGATCAACCTGCAACTGCATCATGTCGTGCAGGACGTCACCGGCGCTACCGGCATGAAGATCATCCGCTCGATCGTTGCCGGCGAACGCAATCCGGAAGAACTGGCCCGGCGTCGTGACGTCCGCTGCAAGGCGTCGAGCGAAACGATTCGCGATGCGCTGGTTGGCAATTACCAGGACGAACATGTGTTCGAACCCACCCAGGCGCTCGCACTCTATGATTTTTATCAAACGCAGGTGGCGCAGTGCGACGAACGTATCGAAGTCGTGCTCCGACAATTACATGCAAATGCGACGCCTGTGAGCACTCCGTTGCCTGCCGCGCGTCGTCGGAGCAGGCAGTTGAACGACTTCTCGTTCGACGTACGTGCGGAGCTCTACAGCATGCTCGGTGTCGACCTCACACAGATCCACCGATTCGGACCTTACCTTGCGCTGAAGCTGGTCGCTGAATGCGGCACAGACATGTCGCATGGCCGACGGTGA
- a CDS encoding VTT domain-containing protein produces MLRELIAEYGLPLVFLNVLIESLGLPVPAMPTLLLTGVITSLVGGHENAWSMRLSLFTVVLVATSSALVGDLLWFWLGRRYGSRVLGFLCSMSMSRDSCVSKSGELFGKFGVRALVVTKFIPGLSTLAVPVAGAMGVPLINFLFYDAVGAAIWATVGVALGSVFAETVEPILKALDWLGVGTAIIAAFSLIIYVGIRWRHRATLRRRLRMPRVDAGQLDALLTQEPPPWIIDARRRMKRQCDPVRIPGAIVLDHDASVAQLDGLDRSRKFVVYCDCPNEVSAALVAEQMKAEGYSDVFPLAGGLKAWRAAGFALEPLLLDEATREAVGKIHPRSAS; encoded by the coding sequence ATGCTTCGAGAACTGATTGCCGAGTACGGTTTGCCACTGGTATTTCTGAACGTACTGATTGAGTCGCTCGGTTTGCCAGTGCCTGCGATGCCAACACTTTTACTCACCGGCGTAATTACCTCATTGGTAGGCGGCCATGAGAACGCTTGGTCGATGAGGCTTTCCCTGTTCACTGTTGTTCTCGTCGCAACGAGTTCTGCTCTCGTAGGCGACTTGTTGTGGTTCTGGCTGGGACGACGTTATGGAAGTCGGGTCTTGGGATTCCTATGCAGCATGTCGATGTCGCGGGACAGTTGTGTGAGCAAAAGCGGTGAGCTCTTCGGCAAGTTCGGCGTTCGTGCACTTGTCGTTACCAAGTTTATTCCGGGCCTCTCTACGCTGGCGGTCCCGGTGGCTGGTGCGATGGGCGTACCGCTCATCAATTTTCTCTTTTACGATGCCGTCGGGGCTGCAATATGGGCGACCGTCGGAGTAGCTCTCGGCTCGGTGTTTGCTGAAACCGTAGAACCGATTCTTAAAGCCCTCGATTGGTTGGGTGTTGGGACTGCGATTATTGCCGCCTTCTCTCTGATTATCTATGTAGGCATCCGATGGCGACACCGAGCCACTCTGCGCCGGCGTTTGCGCATGCCACGGGTCGACGCTGGGCAGCTCGATGCACTACTGACACAAGAGCCTCCGCCTTGGATCATAGATGCGCGACGGAGAATGAAGCGACAGTGCGATCCAGTGCGGATCCCAGGCGCGATTGTGCTTGACCACGATGCATCGGTGGCGCAGCTCGACGGATTGGACAGAAGCAGGAAATTTGTCGTCTACTGCGATTGTCCAAACGAAGTGAGTGCGGCATTGGTTGCGGAGCAAATGAAGGCGGAAGGGTACAGCGACGTCTTTCCGCTCGCCGGAGGACTTAAGGCGTGGCGGGCTGCCGGCTTCGCTCTTGAACCGCTTTTGCTTGATGAGGCGACGCGAGAAGCGGTGGGCAAGATTCATCCGCGATCCGCATCATGA